The following are encoded in a window of Rubellicoccus peritrichatus genomic DNA:
- a CDS encoding FAD-dependent oxidoreductase: protein MNQSLPLEEHTVDVCIIGGGMAGLIAAVSAARRGCSVMLVHDRAVLGGNASSEVRMWICGAHGRDKKESGILEEIQLTNLHRNPDGNYSVWDSVLYEYGKMTRGLTTLMNTSCNNAKMEDGHLVSVDAWQMTTQTWHRISAKYFIDCSGDSILAPLSGANFRQGREARDEFNESLAPVRTDRKTMGNTILLQLEETSTEQSFKPPAWAYTFDDNSTLPSRLGDGFGHNFWWLELGGLNDTITEAEAINEDLVKAAWGVWDYMKNRGPQAQKLKNWRLSWLGSLPGKRENRRYLAPHVLTQNDVEAGGKFEDIVAYGGWSMDDHHPAGLYYPGNATLFHKAPSPYGIPFSSLHSRNVPNLFCAGRNISATHSALSSTRVMGTCSLLGQAVGTAAALCNSKSVMPGDISGALLKDLQKHLMEDDCWLPGLAKPNQPLMEEAKITSSTGGDVTALMNGHERKVGDELNVWESTRGSVLTLNWEAPRHVECLRLVFDSDLSSHKRMPCRYKLESANLKLPKVLVRAFRVEAQIDDGTWETVFSETDNRRRLVVIPIQRETRALRFIGESNWGNTETIRVFSIEARQETMPHSVDPPRGISWVDATSLIDPKDLAEPDHGLEAHARGSTRFSA, encoded by the coding sequence ATGAATCAGTCATTACCCTTAGAAGAACACACTGTTGACGTCTGCATAATCGGAGGAGGCATGGCAGGCCTGATAGCCGCTGTCTCAGCTGCAAGGCGGGGTTGCTCTGTCATGCTCGTTCACGATCGCGCTGTCCTTGGCGGTAATGCTTCCTCAGAAGTTCGCATGTGGATTTGTGGTGCTCATGGTCGTGACAAAAAGGAAAGTGGAATTCTGGAAGAAATCCAGCTGACCAATCTTCATCGCAATCCGGATGGCAACTACTCGGTCTGGGATTCGGTCTTGTATGAATATGGCAAAATGACCCGCGGCCTCACCACGTTGATGAACACTTCGTGCAACAATGCAAAAATGGAGGATGGTCATCTGGTTTCCGTTGATGCCTGGCAGATGACGACGCAGACATGGCATCGTATCAGTGCCAAATACTTTATCGATTGCTCAGGTGATTCCATTCTCGCACCATTATCCGGTGCAAACTTTAGGCAAGGTCGCGAAGCTCGAGATGAATTCAATGAATCACTCGCTCCGGTTCGCACGGACCGGAAAACAATGGGCAACACCATCCTCTTACAGCTGGAGGAAACATCGACTGAACAATCATTCAAACCGCCCGCATGGGCCTACACCTTTGATGATAACTCAACCCTCCCCTCCAGGCTCGGTGACGGATTCGGTCATAACTTCTGGTGGCTCGAACTGGGTGGGTTGAATGATACCATTACCGAAGCTGAAGCCATCAACGAAGACCTCGTTAAGGCAGCATGGGGCGTATGGGATTACATGAAGAATCGTGGCCCACAGGCACAGAAGCTCAAAAACTGGCGCTTGTCCTGGCTTGGCAGTCTCCCTGGAAAAAGAGAGAACCGCAGATACCTTGCCCCGCATGTATTGACTCAAAACGACGTCGAAGCAGGTGGAAAATTCGAAGACATCGTCGCCTATGGCGGTTGGAGCATGGACGATCATCATCCGGCCGGACTTTACTATCCGGGCAACGCAACTTTGTTTCACAAAGCCCCCTCACCTTACGGAATTCCTTTCAGTTCATTACATTCCCGTAATGTACCGAATCTATTTTGCGCAGGCCGTAATATATCGGCAACTCACTCGGCATTATCATCGACTCGCGTGATGGGGACTTGCTCACTGCTCGGCCAGGCAGTCGGAACTGCAGCAGCACTTTGTAACAGCAAGTCAGTTATGCCTGGGGACATCTCCGGCGCTTTACTGAAAGATCTGCAAAAGCATCTGATGGAAGACGACTGCTGGCTGCCAGGACTGGCAAAGCCAAACCAGCCTTTAATGGAAGAAGCGAAAATCACTTCTTCAACCGGAGGTGACGTGACTGCATTGATGAACGGACACGAACGCAAAGTCGGCGATGAACTTAATGTCTGGGAAAGTACAAGAGGCAGTGTACTGACTCTCAATTGGGAAGCGCCACGGCATGTCGAATGCCTGCGATTGGTATTCGACAGTGACCTGAGCAGTCACAAGCGCATGCCATGTCGTTATAAGCTGGAAAGTGCCAACCTGAAACTGCCCAAAGTCCTCGTTCGAGCTTTCCGCGTTGAGGCCCAAATTGATGATGGCACCTGGGAGACGGTTTTCTCTGAAACTGACAATAGAAGACGGCTTGTTGTCATCCCTATTCAACGCGAAACCAGAGCACTGCGTTTCATCGGTGAAAGCAACTGGGGCAATACCGAAACCATTCGTGTCTTCAGTATTGAAGCACGTCAGGAAACCATGCCTCACTCGGTTGATCCGCCACGAGGAATCTCATGGGTCGATGCAACCAGCTTGATCGACCCGAAAGATCTGGCCGAGCCCGATCACGGCCTGGAAGCACACGCCCGAGGCAGCACTCGGTTTAGTGCGTAG